A segment of the Aromatoleum aromaticum EbN1 genome:
CAGCTTCGAGCAGCTCTCCGAGCACGCCTGGGCCTACACCGCCGAAGGCGATCCGAACACCGGCATCATCGTCGGCGACGACGGCGTGATGATCATCGATGCCACCGCGACGCCGGTGATGGCGCAGGGCGTCATCGGCAAGGTGCGCGAGATCACCGACAAGCCGATCAAGTACGTCGTGTTGACGCATTACCACGCCGTGCGCGTGCTCGGCGCGTCCGGCTACAAGAGCGAAGGGCTGGAGCAGATCATCGCCAGCCGCGACACCTATGACCTGATCGTCGAGCGCGGCCAGCAGGACATGGATTCCGAGATCGGCCGCTTCCCGCGGCTCTTCAACGCAGTCGAGAGCGTGCCCGGGCTGACCTGGCCGACGATCACGTTCACCGGCGAGATGAGCCTGTGGCTGGGCAGCCTCGAAGTGAATATCCGGCAGATCGGCCGCGGCCACACGAAAGGCGACACGGTGGTGTGGCTGCCGCAGGACAAAGTGCTGTTCTCCGGCGATCTGGTCGAGTTCGACGCCGCGTGCTACACCGGCGACGCGTATCTCGCCGACTGGCCGGCGACGCTCGACCGGCTTGCCGCGTTCGGCGCCGAAAAGCTCGTGCCCGGCCGCGGTCCGGCGCTGAAGAGCCCGGAGCAGGTCGCGCAGGGCATCGCCTATACGAAAGCTTTCGTGACCGCGCTGTACCGCAGCGCGCAGGAAGCGGTCGCGCTGGGCTACGACCTGAAGGCGACGATGGAGCTGACGCGTCGCAACATGGACCCGCAGTTCGGGCAGGTCTTCATCTACGAGCACTGCCTGCCGTTCGACGTCACCCGCGCGCACGACGAAGCGTCGGGCATCCGCGATCCGCGCGTCTGGACCGCCGAGCGCGACCAGCAGATGTGGCACGCGCTGCAGCAATAGTCCGTACCCCCGACCCCGACAGATGACAGGCCGCTGGCCGCCCGCAGAAGGCGGCGCCGGTCGATGAACAGCAGAGAGAGGAGGAGCACCCGTGCTGAGCACGTACAACTATCCGAAGTTCGAATACCGCAGGCCGCCGGAGCTTGCCGGGCAGCGCGGCGGGCGTTATCCGGTCGTCGTCGTCGGCGCAGGGCCGGTGGGTCTCGCCGCGGCGATCGACCTGGCGCTCCAGGGAGCGCCGGTCGTGCTGCTCGACAATGACGACACGGTGAGCATCGGCTCGCGCGGCGTGTGCTACGCGAAGCGCGCGCTCGAGATCATGGACCGGCTCGGCTGCGCGGAGGAGATGGTGCAGAAAGGCGTGTCGTGGAACGTCGGGCGCACCTTTTTCCGCGAGGAGGAAGTATTCAACTTCAACCTGTGCCCGCAGCCCGACCACCACCGCCCGGGCATGATCAACCTGCAGCAGTACTACCTCGAGGAATACCTCGTGCGTCGCGCGCAGAGCCTGCCGAACATCGACCTGCGCTGGAAGAGCAAGGTCATCGGCGTGGCCGATGACGGCGAGCGCGTCGCGTTGCGTGTCGAGACGCCCGACGGCGCGTATTCGCTCGACGCCGACTGGCTGGTCGTCGCCGACGGCGCGCGCAGCCCGATCCGCCACATGATGGGGCTGGAAGTCGAAGGCAAGATCTTCATGGACCGCTTCCTGATCGCCGACGTCGTCATGAAGGCGGATTACCCGGCGGAACGCTGGTTCTGGTTCGATCCGCCGTTCCACCCGAACCAGTCGGTGCTGCTGCACCGCCAGGCCGACAACGTGTGGCGCATCGACTTCCAGCTCGGCTGGCACGCCGATCCCGAAGAGGAGAAGAAGCCCGAGAACGTGATCCCGCGCATCAAGGCGATGCTCGCAGCGAAGGGTAATGAGGAGCGCGAGTTCGAGCTCGAATGGGTCAGCGTGTATACGTTCCAGTGCCGCCGCATGCACGAGTTCCGCCACGGTCGGCTGCTATTCACCGGGGACGCCGCGCACCAGGTGTCGCCGTTCGGCGCGCGCGGGGCGAACTCGGGCATCCAGGACATCGACAACCTGGTGTGGAAGCTGAAGCTGGTGCTCGACGGCAAGGCGCCGCAGACGCTGCTCGACACGTATTCGGAAGAGCGCGTGGCCGCTGCCGACGAGAACCTGATGAATTCGACGCGCTCGACCGATTTCATCACGCCGAAGAGCGCGGTCAGCAAGACGTTCCGCAACGCCGTGCTGGGGTTGGCGAAGGACTATCCGTTCGCCCGCGCGCTGGTCAATTCCGGCCGCCTGTCGGTGCCCAGTTTCCTCACCGAGTCGCGCCTCAACACGCCCGATGCCGATGCCTTCGCCGGCGTCATGGTGCCGGGCGCGCCGCTCGACGACGCGCCGTGCGAGACGCCGGGGGGCGAGCAGTGGCTGCTGCAGGCCACCGGCAACCGCTTCCAGCTGCTCTACTACATGTCGGACGCAGCCGACATCGCCCCGGCCGAGGCGGCGGCCCTGGCCGCCCTGGGCGACGCGCCGGTGCCGGTCGAAGCTCTGGTCGTCGCCGAGCGCGGCGCCGCCCCGGGCGGCTTGAAGACGCTGATCGACAGCCGCGGGCGCATCCGCGAGCGCTACGATCTGCATCCGGCGACGACGTACCTCGTGCGGCCCGACCAGCATGTCGCGGCACGCTGGCGCACATTCGATGCCGGCCTCGTCCGTGCCGCGCTTGCCCGTGCGACCTGCAACGCCTGAAGGAACGAAACATGAGCCTCAACACCGATTCGAACTTCTTCACTCCCGGCAAGCGCTATTTCCGCACGTTCAGCCCCGGCGACGACTTCTACGAGGCGCTGATCGAGATGCACCGCGACCTCACCGCCGAGCAGAGCGCGATGGTCAATGCGCGTCTGATCCTGCTGCTCGCGAACCATATCGGCGACATCTCGGTGCTGCGCGAAGCGATGAAAATCGCTCGCGACGGCGCGTGACGCGCGCAACGGGAGTGAGTCGGCATCAAATGCATCCCGTTCGCCCGGAGCATCGAATGCATCCCGTTCGCCCGGAGCATCAAACGCATCCCGTTCGCCCTGAGCTTGTCGAAGGGTGGTGGTGGGGCTTCGACAGGCTCAGCCCGAACGGTTTTTGATTGCTGCCGACCCCGAAGGGTATTTGACTGCCGGCTATTCACTGGAGACGAACAATGCTGATCAAGAAAATCCACCACGTCGCGTACCGCTGCCGCGATGCGAAGGAAACCGTCGAGTGGTACGAAAAGCACCTCGGCATGAAGCTCGTGCTTGCGATCGCCGAGGACGAAGTGCCGTCGACGAAAGCGCCGGACCCGTACATGCACATCTTCCTCGACGCCGGCCAGGGCAACGTGCTGGCGTTCTTCGAGCTGCCGACCAAGCCGCCGATGGACCGCGACCGCAACACGCCGGACTGGGTGCAGCACCTGGCGATGGAAGTCGGCTCGGTCGAAGAGTTGCTTGCGGCGAAGGCGCGCCTCGAAGCTGCGGGCATCGAAGTCCTCGGCCCGACCGATCACACGATCTTCAAGTCGATCTACTTCTTCGACCCGAGCGGCCACCGGCTCGAACTCGCGGCGAACACCGCCACGCCGGAAATGCTGCAGAAGCTCGATGCGGTCAAGGGAGACATGATCGAGGAATGGTCGCGGACGAAACGGGCGCCGCAGCACGCGCGCTGGATGCACGACGGCAGCATGACCCAGGAAGGGGACGCACGATGAAGCTCGCAACGCTCAAGCGCGGTGGACGCGACGGCACGCTGGTCGTCGTCAGCCGCGACCTCACCCGCTGCCAGCCGGTCGGCGCCATCGCGAAGACGCTGCAGGCGGCGCTCGACGACTGGGACGCCGTCGTCGACGACCTCGAGCTGGTCTACGACCTGCTCAACCACGGGCGGGCCGGAAAATTCGGTCGGCATGTGCTCCCGTTCGACCCGGCGCAGTGCCATTCGCCGCTGCCGCGCGCGTACCAGTGGGCGGACGGCTCGGCGTACATCAACCACGTCGAACTCGTGCGTCGCGCTCGCGGCGCCGAGCTGCCCGAGTCGTTCCAGACCGATCCGCTGATGTACCAGGGCGGCTCGGACAGCTTCATCGGTCCGCGCGACGACATCGTCGCAGCGAGCGAAGACTGGGGCATCGACTTCGAGGCCGAAGTCGCGGTCGTCACCGGCGACGTGCCCCTCGGCGCCTCGGCCGACGAATGCGCGCTGAAGATCCGCCTGCTGATGCTCGTCAATGACGTCTCATTGCGCAACCTGATTCCGGCCGAGCTCGCGAAAGGCTTCGGTTTCTTTCAGTCGAAGCCGGCCTCGGCGTTCTCGCCGGTCGCGGTCACGCCGGACGAGCTCGACATGGCGTGGCACGACGGGCGCGTGCATCTGCCGCTGCGCGTGACGCACAACGGGCAGTTGTTCGGCTGCCCGAACGCCGGTGTCGACATGACGTTCAGCTTCGCGCAGCTGATTGCCCACGTCGCGAAGACGCGCGAACTCGAAGCCGGCTCGATCATCGGTTCGGGCACCGTGTCGAACAGGCAGGGCGGGCTGCACGGGTCGAGCATCGAAAATGGCGGCGTCGGCTACTGCTGTCTCGCCGAAGTGCGCACTTACGAAACGATCGAAGCCGGCGCGCCGAAGACGCCGTTCATGCGTTTCGGCGATCGCATCCGCATCGAGATGCTGACTGCGCGCGGCGAGGACGTGTTCGGCGCGATCGAGCAGACGGTCGTGCCGCTCGCGCGCTGACGCTCACACGCCCCAGACGACCGGGACGCCGTCCTTCAGCGACGATTGCAGCATGTCGAGCAGCGGCCACGCGCGCTGGGCGAGGCCGACCGGCGCGCCCATGCCGGTCTTGCCCGCGGCGGCGGCGGCCTCCTGTTGTTCCTCGGTCTCCTCGTCATGCGCGGCCTGCCGCGCCTTGTCCTCGTCGATCGCGGCGCGCAGCCGCTCGATCGCGTTGGGGAGTTGTTCGACGGTGACGATGCCTTTGACGTCTTCCGGGTCCTTGCCGAGGATCGCGATCAGCTTCTTCGCGACGTCGGCGAACATGATGACGGGAGCGGCGGCGTCCGATTTGAATGTGTACAGCATCGCGGATCTCCTCAAAGTCCTTTCACTGCGTATATCCCCGGCGCGTTGCGCCAGTAGCCCTTGTAGTCCATGCCGCAGCCGAACAGGAAGCGGTCGGCGACGTCGATCCCGGTAAAATCCGCCCGCATCCCCGGGTAAGCCTTGCGGTCGTGCACCTTGTGCGCAAGCACCGCGGCGCGCACTTCCTTCGCCCCCTCGGCGCGCAGGTAATCGAGGATCGCGTGCAGCGTGTGGCCTTCGTCGAGGATGTCGTCGAGCACCAGCACAGTACGCCCGCGCAGGTCGGAAGTCGGGCGCACGCGCCAGTCGAGCTGCGTGCCCTTCAGCGCATGGCCGTAGCGCGTCGCGTGCAGGTAGCCGACTTCGAGCGGGAAAGGCAACCGCGGCAGGATGCGCCCGGCGAGGATCAGTCCGCCGTTCATCACCGTGTAGACCATCGGATTGCTGCCGGCCATCTGCGCGGTGATTTCCGCCGCCATGCGCGCGAGCGCAGCATCGACCGCGGTCGCGTCCGCGAGGCAATCGGCCTCCTCACGGGCGCGGAGGATTTCGTCCATATCGACCGACATTGCAGCAGCCTCCTGGATCATTGCGAAAACGAAAACGTCGGATCGGCCATCCTAACGGGCGATGGCTGCGGCTTACCGGTTCAGCCCGGGACGGCGGGCGGCTTGTGCACGATGACCCGGTTCGATACGTGAGGCTGCAGCCGGCACTGGAAGTTTCGCGGGCGGGGCCGAAATCGCTACAGGCGAGCGGCGCGCCATCGTTCGAGCGCCCCGAGCGCAGGTGCGAACCGCTGGCCGAGCTTCCTGAAAACGATCCAGCCGAGCCACGCCCGGCGCGCGACGCGCAATGTCGCGCGCGGCCTGACGAGCGCCACGATCAGCGCCACCGAAGACAGCAGCGGGACGTGCTCGCGCGCCCAGCGCACCTGGTCGCGCGCCCGGTCGACGAGGTCGAGCGCGGACTCGATGCCGCGCAGGTGCCCGAGCATTTCCGTGCGCTGCTGGTCCGCCCGGATCTGCAGCCGCTGCTTCTTCAGCGCCAGTTCGACGAGTCTGGGGTTCATTCCTTGTGCCGCACTGCTTCGCGATCGCGCGCGAGTTCCGCGAGGCTGGCCCCGAACAGCCGGGTGCCGCGCCGCAGATCGGCGGCGGCGTTGGAAGCGGTGAACAATCCCGCGCCGAACAGGGCCGCGGTGCCGAGCCCGAGGGCGAGGAGGCGATGCTCTTCCCAGAACAGGACGGTGAGAAAAATCGCCAGGAACACGATGCCGAATCCGACCAGCACCGCGGTGAGCACGATGTTCAGCAGCAGGCCGGCGAGGCGCAGCTTTTCTTCCTGCACCTCGACGACGAGCAGTTCGAGCCGCGACTGGACGATTCCCAGTCCCGAATGCAGGAGGCCGCGCAGGCTGGCGGCCAGACGCGGCCTCGAATCCTCCGGCATCGGGTATCAGCGACGCCCGGCCAGCAGGCCGAGCAGGAATGCGAGACCGGCGGCAGCGCCGACTGATTGCCAGGGATTCTTGTGAACGTAGTCGTCGGTCGCAAAGGCGACTTTCTTCGTCTGTTCGCGCACCGCGAATTCGGCATCCGCGATCCGGTCCTTGGCCGTGACGAGGCGGTCACTCAGCCGAGTGCGCACATCGGTGAGCTTCTCGCCTGCCTGCCCAGTGGTCAGTTTCAGCAGTTCCTCGGCATCCGCGATCACCACCTTGAAGTCTGCGACGAGCTTGTCGCGGGACACTGTATCGGTTGTATTCAGCATGTTGTGATCCCCTTCTCAGGTCATGACATCCGCGCGGGCGCGCGAGCTGAGTACACGCTAGCGCCATTCCCAAATGAAGGCAAATCGCGAGTGAAACGATGCATTCCGGGACCTCTACGATCCCTTCTGCGAGCACCTGATCGTGCGCGACGAGGATGCCCGCCGCATCGTCGGCACCTACCGTATCCTGTCGCCGTCGGCAGCGCGCCACGTCGGCGGTTACTATTCCGAGAACGAGTTCGACAGACGCTCGTGCATCGATGCCGTAGCGCCGGCGCTCATCAAGGGGTATCTGCGCGCCGGACCAGCCTGGGACCCCGATTTCAACACCGCCGACCTGCCGATCCCGCTGCTGATGAACCGCATCGATGGCAGATACGCCCGACACTTCCTGGGACGCACAGACTGAACGCTTCCACCTTTCCCGTCCCGACGAGCCGCCTCGTCCGCGCGTGGCGACTCGTCCGCGTCGGGCTTCATGTCGCCGGCGGTGCGGCGGTCGTCCTGGCGGTGTTTCCGCTGGTCGGTGGCTCGACCCGGCTCGCGCTTCGGCAGCGCTGGTCGCGCCGGATGCTGGCTGTCCTCGGCATCGAGTTGCGCGCCCACGGTGCCGCGATCGAGCCGGGATGCCTGCTCGTCGCGAACCACATCTCCTGGCTCGATATCTTCGTGATCAACGCGCTCGCGCCGTCGGCCTTCGTCTCGAAGGCCGAGGTGCGCGGCTGGCCGCTCTTCGGCTGGCTCGCGGCGAAGAACGAGACGGTGTTCCTGCGCCGGGGCAGCCGCGGCCACGCGAAGATCATCAACGCCGAGATCGGCGCGCTGCTCGACGCCGGGCGCAATGTCGCGATCTTCCCCGAAGGCACGACGACCGACGGTAGCCAGGTCCTGCATTTTCACGCTGCATTGCTGCAACCGGCGATTGCATGCGGCCACGCGGTACAGCCGGTCGCGATCTCTTACCGCCGGCCGGACGGCACGTTCAGCCGCGCGCCGGCCTACGACGGCGATGTGACGCTCGGCCAGTGCCTCGCCGCAATGCTCGCCGAGCCGCGGATCGTCGCCTGCACACTCGCTGCCGAGCCGTTGCCGTCCGGTCCCGGCATGGACCGTCGCAGCCTCGCGCAGGCTGCGCGCGCTGCCGTTGTCATCGGTATCGGGGCGGAATTCGCTCCGATCGAACACTCGCCCCGCGTCGAGGAGCGAAGCCCTGACCGGGTTTCCGGCGGAAGTCCCGCTCAACCCTGAGGCGCGCCGAAACAGAGACGATGGTCTGACTTTTCGATGGGCATCGTGCAGCCGGGGTGTCCGGTCGAGGCCGGCCACCGTGACGTCCCGCGTCGACCCGAGACTTTCGCCCGCGCCGCCTCTATCAGCGCGCCAGCATAATGTCGCTCGCACACACCCGCCCGCTGCGGCGCTCTTTTGGTCCACCGTCCGCGAGAAGGAAAAAGAACATGTCGAAACGCAAGGCCCTGCTGCTCGCCGTCGGCCTGCCCTTGTCCGTCGCCGCGCTGGCCGGCGCGGCCGAGGCGTCGGCTTCCGCGCTGTGCGTCAAGGGCCGGGCGGTCAGCGTGCTGTACGGCGGCGACTGGTATCCCGCCAAGGTACTCGACGGCCCCGACCGCATGAGCACCTGCCTCGTCTCCTATGACGGCTACGGCTCCAACTGGGACGAATGGGTCAGTGCGAAACGCATGCGGCCCGCGGCGGCCAGACAGGCGCAGACCGTTTCGACCGACCCCGCGACAGCGCCGGCAAGCGCCGGGTCGGACGCCGTTCCCGCCGGAAAGTACGGCTGCTACACCTTCGACAACGGCCAGCTCAACTACGCCTATACCGACGTCGTCATTCAGGCGGGCGGCCGCTACGCGGTGGGCGACAAGGGCGGGCGCTATACCCTGTCCGACGGCGGCGCGATGCGCTTCACCGGCACCATGGCAAACGCCACCGGCAAGTTTACGGTGAAGAACGGCGGCAAGCCGCAGATCGATCTCGTGTTCAACGGCGACGCGCGGGCGTCGATGAGCTGCCCGAAGGCGCGCTGAGCGAAGGTCCGACATGCAGCACTTCGCCTCGCGGCGCTTCCTGTTGCCCCTCGACATCGCGACTGCCCTGCCCGTGCCGGCTGGCGCAGGCGCCGAACCCGCTGGGCGTCGAGTGGGCCGGCATCACCGGACGCCTCGAGCTGGTCATGCTTGCGGCCGATGCGTTCGCCGCATCGGATAAATCGTGGTTCGAATCCGGCCAGACAGGCTACCTTCCAGGCGCTTTTTTTACCCGCCCATGAAGCGGGTCGTGCATCGCTAACTGTCGTACCCTACCGGGTGGGAACCGGGGCTTGGGCAGGGCGGTACAGAACCAGTCGATAGGTTCCCAGGCAAATCACCCAATCGAACAATAGTGTCCAGATGTTATGGGATAGGAAGTGAGCGCCCTGCATCATGCGCCCCACCGAAAATACTGTTCCCAGGCTCAAGGCCAGAGCAAGCGCATATCTGGCCGCACGCGGCCGACGGTCACGCAGGAAAAAGAACACGGCGATCAGCGAGAAGCCTGCGGAAGCGTGGCCACCCGGCCAGCAGCGTCCGGGTTTAAGGGTTGGGGTTCTCTCGCTCAACAAGGGAGTGTAGGTTTCCGAGCCGCCAAAATCTCTCAGACTCCAGGGGCAGTGAACTGCCGTCAGTGTCTTCAAGGGCGTAACGATGCTGGTGGAAACGACCAAGGCCAGCACCAGATAGCCGAGCGAGCGGCGCCGGACTTTAAACCTTGTCGGCAACAAGCTCAGCAGGAATCCCGCGATAGCCAGTATCCCGACGGTGATGACCGCTTGCTTTGCGCGGTCGTGAAGCACGTCCTCAAGAAACCAGCTGTGTTTGCCGATGAACCCAGTCTGTGAAGTGTAGAACAGTTTAGAGATCGCAAAATCGATACCGGTCGGGTCGCTTGCCAACAGGAGCAGCATTAACGCGAGCGGAATACCCAGGCCGAGGTAAAAGTTGAACGGCCTGGATATGTCCGAATTGGCAACGGAAGGCATAGCGATATTTTTGGCGACACCCGGACTATGGGCGCCAGTATGGTGGTAGATATTGTCAGCGCTGGCTGAGCTGGGTCGGGTTCTGTCGGCCAGGCTGCCAGCTCAGCAGCCCTTGCGAGTAGTCGTAGCTTGCTCCCTGGTAATAGGCGACATCACGTCGAACCAGCGGATCTTCGAGCCCGGCATTCGACTCATGGGTCATTTGAAGCGCGTCGTCGTGACGGCGCACCGCGCGACGAGGGCTCAGAATCGCCAGATCCTTTCCATCGAACAGCCCCAGGTTTTGGTAGTTGCCGATCAACGCGCGGCCTGGCGCAGCGTCGTCCCGCAGCACGTTGCGTCCGAAGAAGGTTGAGACGTAATCCATGTTGAGGAGGCCAAGCAGGGTCGGTGCGAGATCGATTTGACTGGCCAAACCCGAGAACTCACGGGGCTCGACGAACTTCGGTGCGTAGATGAGTAGCGGGATGTGGTAATTGGCCACGGGCAGGTCTTCCGTTCCGGCGCTTCCGGCTGTGTGGTCAGCGACGAAGATGAAAACGGTCTGATCGAACCAGGGTTTCCCGCGTGCCTGGTCGAGGAACCGGCCAATGGCGTAGTCGGTATATTTCACCGCCCCTGCGCGACCGTCTCCCGAGGGAATGTCTATACGCCCTTCCGGATAGGTGTACGGCCGATGGTTGGACGTCGTCATCAGTTGCAGGAAAAATGGCTTTCCGGCGGAATGATCCGAATCCGCCTCTTTGATCGCTTGGGTATACAAGTCTTCATCGGACATGCCCCAGGCGTTCTTGAAATGGATATCCGCTTCGGCGACGCTGCTCTGATCGACGATGCGATAGCCATTGCCGCCGAAGAAGGCATTCATGTTGTCGAAATAACCGCGCCCACCGTATAAGAAGACACTGTCGTAGCCCTGCGCATTGAATTGTTGTCCCAGGCTGGCAAAACCACTTTCCCGGCCAATTCGCTTGACGATAGAACGTCCGGGAGTTGGCGGGATCGCGAGCGTGATGGCTTCGAGCCCGCGATCGGTACGCGTACCGGTGGCGTAAAAATTATTGAAGAACAGGCTTTGCTTGCGCAATTTGTCCAGGTTCGGCGTCAGGTTGCGTGTGTCACCAAAGCTGCCCATGTATTTGGCACTCAAGCTTTCGATGGTCACCAGCACGACGTTCAGCGCCACAGGTATGCCTGGGTTGTCGATAGCCCGGCGTATATCCAGGGGATCGGTGCCGATGAAGCGGCCGTTGGGTTCGCTCACCTCCTGGCGAAGCTGGTCGGCCACCTCGGGCAGGGGCAGCGTCGCATAAAACCCGGGATATTCCAGTTCGTTGTTGCGGAACGCCGCGAAGAACTGGTAGGGGCCATTGGCAGCCAGCTCCCGTTGATAGGCATTGCCGCCGATACCGCGGGGAAATTCCTGGCTGACCCCCAGCCCGATCATCACTGCAATGATCGACAACCCGCTCAGCTTCTGCCAGGTGTGACGCCATGGCAGCAGGGGCGCGCGCACGGCGGCGTCGATAATATTTCGCAGCAACGCCGCACCCGCGACCGCCATCAGTGCCAGCAACGCCAGCAGCGGATAAACGGGATAGGACTCGAGAATGTTGTTGACCACTTCATCCGAATAAACCAGGTAGTCCACCGCGATGAAATTGAAACGTACGCCGAACTCATCCCAGAATAGCCATTCAGCCACGGCAGTGAACAACATGGCGAACAGGCTGATGGCCACCAATACATGCAGGAACTGAAGGTGCCAATGCGTCTGCCAGATACGCCGCGGGCACAGCAACAGATAAAGCGACAACGGCAACGCCGCGAAAGTCAGAAAGGCGAGATCATAGATGATGCCTATGCCATAGACGGCGAACAGTTGGCTAACGCTGACGCCGGCATCATTGAAATGGCCGACGAGGAGCACGCTGCGGGTCAGCAAGAACAACGCCAGCCAAATAGTGAGAATTAGCGAGAGGTAGCGGAGCTGAGCAGATCGGGGCCAGAGCATTGTATGATTTGTTGTGGATGAACGGGCCGCAGTCTGCCGACGAACGCGTGAGCTGTTCGTAAAAGCGCTGTGAAAAAAACATCATTCCTCCTGTCGTGAGCCCGCCTATGCGCATTCTCGTTATCGAAGACAATCGTGACATTCTCGTCAACGTGCTCGACTATCTGCAGCTCAAGGGCTACATCGTCGACTGTGCCCAGGACGGGTTGAGCGGTTTGCACCTGGCGGTGACCGAGCAGTACGACTTGATCGTCCTGGACATCATGCTGCCGGGTGTCGACGGCTATCAGGTGTGCAAGCGTCTTCGCGAGGATGCGGGGCGTGACACGCCCATCATCATGCTCACGGCGAGGGATGCCCTGGATGATCGTTTGCGGGGCCTGAATGCCGGGGCTGACGACTACTTGATCAAACCCTTCGCTCTGTCGGAACTGGTTGCACGCATCGAGGCAATCCTTCGGCGAAGCCAGGGGAGCCGCACGCGACTTCTACAGGTCGGTGATCTTTCCCTTGACGTGGATACGCTGCAGGCCACCCGTGGCGGGCGGGCGCTCAAGCTCAACCCGATCGGCTTGAAGCTGCTCGAAATCCTCATGCGAAGAAGCCCGGCTGTGGTTCGTCGAGATACGCTCGAGGAAGCCCTATGGGGGGAGAACCTGCCGGAAAGCGACAGTCTGCGCAGCCATATCCATCAGCTGCGCCAAGTCCTCGACAAACCTTTCGCAAAGCCGCTGCTGCATACCATTCACAGCGTTGGTTATCGCCTGTCGGAGAGATCCGATGCTGTCTAAACAACCCTTTGCACGCCGTATCGTCATTGCTTTCACGCTAATGACCCTGGTTGTAAGCGGAATATTTTCGCTAGGTATCGTTGGCATCGTCCATTCCATCGAGCGGCATCTTGTTTCCGAGGAGCTCAATCGCGAAATGAACCTCGTGCTTCACGATGTCGGACAGGGGCTGCCTCCCCGACTCGATTCCAGCACGCGTTTTTTTGCCACGACTTTTTCCGAATCCCGAATTCCGGAGCTGTTCTCGGAAACCCCGCCAGGTTTCGCCGAGGTGGTGGACGGCGAAGACGCCTTTTATGTCTACACGCGCGAGATCAGGGACCAGCGTTATCTGCTTGTGCAGGAGCAACACGAGTTCGAAGCGCGGGAGCAGGCCTTGTTCGATGTAGTGCTGGCCGGTTTTCTGCTTAGCGTCGCGGGAGCTTGGCTGCTCGGCCGATTGATGGCGCGCAAGGTCATGGCGCCAGTGACAAGGCTGGCTCAGCAAG
Coding sequences within it:
- a CDS encoding DUF1840 domain-containing protein, encoding MLYTFKSDAAAPVIMFADVAKKLIAILGKDPEDVKGIVTVEQLPNAIERLRAAIDEDKARQAAHDEETEEQQEAAAAAGKTGMGAPVGLAQRAWPLLDMLQSSLKDGVPVVWGV
- a CDS encoding YqjK-like family protein, which produces MNPRLVELALKKQRLQIRADQQRTEMLGHLRGIESALDLVDRARDQVRWAREHVPLLSSVALIVALVRPRATLRVARRAWLGWIVFRKLGQRFAPALGALERWRAARL
- a CDS encoding DUF2783 domain-containing protein translates to MSLNTDSNFFTPGKRYFRTFSPGDDFYEALIEMHRDLTAEQSAMVNARLILLLANHIGDISVLREAMKIARDGA
- a CDS encoding phage holin family protein, with translation MPEDSRPRLAASLRGLLHSGLGIVQSRLELLVVEVQEEKLRLAGLLLNIVLTAVLVGFGIVFLAIFLTVLFWEEHRLLALGLGTAALFGAGLFTASNAAADLRRGTRLFGASLAELARDREAVRHKE
- a CDS encoding fumarylacetoacetate hydrolase family protein translates to MKLATLKRGGRDGTLVVVSRDLTRCQPVGAIAKTLQAALDDWDAVVDDLELVYDLLNHGRAGKFGRHVLPFDPAQCHSPLPRAYQWADGSAYINHVELVRRARGAELPESFQTDPLMYQGGSDSFIGPRDDIVAASEDWGIDFEAEVAVVTGDVPLGASADECALKIRLLMLVNDVSLRNLIPAELAKGFGFFQSKPASAFSPVAVTPDELDMAWHDGRVHLPLRVTHNGQLFGCPNAGVDMTFSFAQLIAHVAKTRELEAGSIIGSGTVSNRQGGLHGSSIENGGVGYCCLAEVRTYETIEAGAPKTPFMRFGDRIRIEMLTARGEDVFGAIEQTVVPLAR
- a CDS encoding MBL fold metallo-hydrolase, which encodes MNTKVFASQADLEEKQISFEQLSEHAWAYTAEGDPNTGIIVGDDGVMIIDATATPVMAQGVIGKVREITDKPIKYVVLTHYHAVRVLGASGYKSEGLEQIIASRDTYDLIVERGQQDMDSEIGRFPRLFNAVESVPGLTWPTITFTGEMSLWLGSLEVNIRQIGRGHTKGDTVVWLPQDKVLFSGDLVEFDAACYTGDAYLADWPATLDRLAAFGAEKLVPGRGPALKSPEQVAQGIAYTKAFVTALYRSAQEAVALGYDLKATMELTRRNMDPQFGQVFIYEHCLPFDVTRAHDEASGIRDPRVWTAERDQQMWHALQQ
- a CDS encoding hypoxanthine-guanine phosphoribosyltransferase, whose translation is MSVDMDEILRAREEADCLADATAVDAALARMAAEITAQMAGSNPMVYTVMNGGLILAGRILPRLPFPLEVGYLHATRYGHALKGTQLDWRVRPTSDLRGRTVLVLDDILDEGHTLHAILDYLRAEGAKEVRAAVLAHKVHDRKAYPGMRADFTGIDVADRFLFGCGMDYKGYWRNAPGIYAVKGL
- a CDS encoding FAD-dependent oxidoreductase gives rise to the protein MLSTYNYPKFEYRRPPELAGQRGGRYPVVVVGAGPVGLAAAIDLALQGAPVVLLDNDDTVSIGSRGVCYAKRALEIMDRLGCAEEMVQKGVSWNVGRTFFREEEVFNFNLCPQPDHHRPGMINLQQYYLEEYLVRRAQSLPNIDLRWKSKVIGVADDGERVALRVETPDGAYSLDADWLVVADGARSPIRHMMGLEVEGKIFMDRFLIADVVMKADYPAERWFWFDPPFHPNQSVLLHRQADNVWRIDFQLGWHADPEEEKKPENVIPRIKAMLAAKGNEEREFELEWVSVYTFQCRRMHEFRHGRLLFTGDAAHQVSPFGARGANSGIQDIDNLVWKLKLVLDGKAPQTLLDTYSEERVAAADENLMNSTRSTDFITPKSAVSKTFRNAVLGLAKDYPFARALVNSGRLSVPSFLTESRLNTPDADAFAGVMVPGAPLDDAPCETPGGEQWLLQATGNRFQLLYYMSDAADIAPAEAAALAALGDAPVPVEALVVAERGAAPGGLKTLIDSRGRIRERYDLHPATTYLVRPDQHVAARWRTFDAGLVRAALARATCNA
- a CDS encoding VOC family protein, whose translation is MLIKKIHHVAYRCRDAKETVEWYEKHLGMKLVLAIAEDEVPSTKAPDPYMHIFLDAGQGNVLAFFELPTKPPMDRDRNTPDWVQHLAMEVGSVEELLAAKARLEAAGIEVLGPTDHTIFKSIYFFDPSGHRLELAANTATPEMLQKLDAVKGDMIEEWSRTKRAPQHARWMHDGSMTQEGDAR
- a CDS encoding DUF883 family protein; amino-acid sequence: MLNTTDTVSRDKLVADFKVVIADAEELLKLTTGQAGEKLTDVRTRLSDRLVTAKDRIADAEFAVREQTKKVAFATDDYVHKNPWQSVGAAAGLAFLLGLLAGRR